In Xanthomonas fragariae, the genomic window TTCGCCTTCGATACGCCCGACTTCCTTCAAGCCGATCTGATGAATGTCCTCCGGCGCCATGTCGGTCGTGGTCTGGGTATGGATGGCGTAGCGATAGCGGCGCTCGCCATCGGGCAGCGACCACACACCTTCGTGCGCACGACCTTGCGCGGCGTATTCGTCGCGCACGAATGCAGCCAATTTTCCGTAGGCCGGTCGCACCTGTTGGTCGATCGCAGCCAGCAGTTGCTTGCGCAGCGCGTCGCGCTGATCGGCCGGCACGGCGGCATCGAGTTTTTTCAGCGGCGAAGCGAATGGGCTCTGCTCGCCGGTTAACGCGGCAATCGTGTCGATCTGCTCAGGCAGGCGCTCCAGCAGATAACGCGGCTGCACCAGCCCATCCCTGGCGCCCTGACGCGACACCGCGATGACCTGATCGATCACCGTCGGGATCGTCTGCAGGCGCTTGATGTAATCCTGATAGTCCTTTGCATTCTCGAACGCAAACGCGTCGCCAGCGCCAGCCAGCGCCAACTGGATGCCGCCGATCGGCTCCAGCGGCATCGCATAGGTCTTCAGCTCGATGCCTTCCAGCTTGTCGCGCAACTGGCCAAGCATCATCTGCAGGCTGAGCTGACGTTGCTCGTCCAATGCCTTGGCATCCACCGCTTCAAATTGCTTGAGCAGCTCAGCGGTGGCGGTGCGTTCTGCCTGCACGGCGTCGAGCGAATAATCGCTCCAACGGTCGTTGTAACGCTTGTCGCCGATGATGCTGGCGAATTCCGGGTTGTGCTGCAGCTGGTACTGCCATTGCTTGTTCAGCAGTGCATCGAAGGTTTTGGCGGCCTGTTCGCCGGTCGGCGCAAAGGTCGCTGGCGGCGCCGGCTTGCAGGCAGTAAACAACGCGGCCGAAAGCAGACCGATGGCGACAGGACGCAGATGTTTCATGCATTCACTCCAGGAGAAACGGTGCGCCGGCAGCGCTCGATGCAAGGCGGTCGCAGGAGCGCGCTGGCGCGCGAATGGCGTGACCGATGATGCGCTTCGCGTGCAAGCGCGCTCCTGCAGATTGGTGCGCCAGTTCAGGGTCATGCAAACGGTTGATTGATCGCCACCGACGGCGGCGTAAACCACTGCGCGCCCGCGTCGGTGACATAAAAATGGTCTTCCAGCCGCACACCGAATTGCCCCGGCACCACGATCATCGGTTCGTTGCTGGCGCACATGCCCGGCTGCAGCGGCAACGCGTTGCCGCGCACCAAATACGGCGCTTCGTGGATCGCCAGGCCGCAACCGTGGCCGGTGCGATGCGGCAATCCCGGCACGCGATAGTCCGGGCCGAGTCCGGCCGCTTCCAGCACGGTGCGTGCGGCCTGGTCCACTGCTTCGCACGCCACGCCCGGGCGTATCGCCGCAAACGCTGCCGCTTGCGCTGCCTGTTCCAGCTCCCAGATGCGCCGTTGCGCGGCGTTGGGCGTGCCATAAATCCAGGTGCGGGTGATGTCGGAATGATAACCCTGCACGGTGCAGCCGGTATCGATCAGCACCAGCTCGCTTTCGTGCAGCTGCTGCACGCCGGGAATACCATGCGGAAATGCGGTGGCATGCCCGAACTGCACGATGCAGAAGGTCGAGCCGTTGTCCGCACCCAGCGCGCGATGCGCCTCGTCGATAAAGCGCACCAGCTGATCGGTGCCGATGCCTTCCTGCGCGATGCCGGCGGCCAGGCGCTGCACCAGCAAGGTCATGTCGCAGGCCTGCTGCATCAGCGCCAGCTCGGCGGGCGACTTGCACATGCGGCAGCCATCGATGATCGATCCTGCATCGCGAATTGCTTTCCCCAGATACGCGCGCAAGCCGGTGTGCACCGCGAAGGCGATGCCCGGATCCAGAGCCAACGCATGCGCATGACGTTCGTCCATGGATTGTACGACCAGCGCATACGGGTCGT contains:
- a CDS encoding DUF885 domain-containing protein is translated as MKHLRPVAIGLLSAALFTACKPAPPATFAPTGEQAAKTFDALLNKQWQYQLQHNPEFASIIGDKRYNDRWSDYSLDAVQAERTATAELLKQFEAVDAKALDEQRQLSLQMMLGQLRDKLEGIELKTYAMPLEPIGGIQLALAGAGDAFAFENAKDYQDYIKRLQTIPTVIDQVIAVSRQGARDGLVQPRYLLERLPEQIDTIAALTGEQSPFASPLKKLDAAVPADQRDALRKQLLAAIDQQVRPAYGKLAAFVRDEYAAQGRAHEGVWSLPDGERRYRYAIHTQTTTDMAPEDIHQIGLKEVGRIEGEMTVIAKAQGFADLASLRKAVETDKRHFATSGEQILQQYRQYIAAMEPELPKLFGHLPKTPLDVRAMPAFRRTAPGAEYWQSNPESTKPAIVKVNTSDFASRTLINIETTAYHEGVPGHHLQISLAQTLPLPPFRQQAGYNAYIEGWALYAERLGKEIGFFKDPYNDYGRLSGELLRANRLVLDTGVHYKHWNRQQMVDFFHAHRSDDEPSIQAETDRYIVWPAQALGYKLGQLQILALRAEAEKELGDRFDVRAFHDAVLGGGAMPLAMLQQRVRQWIAQAKVAPGARG
- a CDS encoding M24 family metallopeptidase, with the translated sequence MSSQIGGLSLEQARVQLTPWTQRAAPIATDEYERRIERARSLMTSHGVDTLLIGAGTSLRYFTGVPWGASERLVALLLTLHGDPVLICPAFEEGSLDAVLKIPATKYLWEEHDDPYALVVQSMDERHAHALALDPGIAFAVHTGLRAYLGKAIRDAGSIIDGCRMCKSPAELALMQQACDMTLLVQRLAAGIAQEGIGTDQLVRFIDEAHRALGADNGSTFCIVQFGHATAFPHGIPGVQQLHESELVLIDTGCTVQGYHSDITRTWIYGTPNAAQRRIWELEQAAQAAAFAAIRPGVACEAVDQAARTVLEAAGLGPDYRVPGLPHRTGHGCGLAIHEAPYLVRGNALPLQPGMCASNEPMIVVPGQFGVRLEDHFYVTDAGAQWFTPPSVAINQPFA